ATGGCTCTGAACACAACTAACAGTTGTTTACCTTTGCCTGTTGCTCCTGCTTCTTACTTACTAATGTCTCTTTCTATGAAGGACAGAAAGAGAGGAATTGATATAACCACATGAAAATGTTGATCTCTTCCACCctgtgaaccacacacacattactatGAAACTACCTGCAACATATGACATATTGGTgtaatggaaaacaaaaacatgaataaCCTTGAGTATGTTATCTTTTAAATGAAGGGCTCTATTTAGATATGCTTTGATTTTTCAGTCTGATCGTAAGGAGGAGATGATAGAGAAGATCAAGCTGCTAGACATTGAGACCCAGGCTGCCATCGTTTCCTACATACAGGAGGTtgaaaatttttatattttccaaaCCATATTTTAAAAGGTCTGTTTTTGTGCCAAAAAACAATTACACGGACTGAATGAATACTTTACCGATTATGATTTTTTAAGACAACATTTGTttaatgtgcgtgtgtgtgtttctacatacatataaatatatatacatatattgtttttgttataGGTAACTCATAACCAGATGAATGTTTTGGATTTGAACTGGCTAGAGGAAGATGCAGAACTTCCACGTGAAGTGCTAGAACCTCTCTCTCGTAATATGGCTCTATTACTGCAGCAACTGATTGACCAGAGAGATAAAGCCACTCAGGTACTTGGACACACATTAAACTGCATGTTCTTTAAATTTATGCTAGgtttaaaatctaaaataataaatgacgatgatgaatgtgtttaattCGTAATAATGTAAGTAATGGTGGTAGAATTTAACCTGCAACACAAATGTGCATTCTCAGGAAAGGTAATTTTAAGATTCAAAATTCTAAAAACTTTATGAATCCCAGAGGAAAATTGCTCTGCACACTTTAATCGCACGATTACAGGTACACACAAGGAGGtatggagattaaaaataagaatgctaacacatctacacacactggCCACCGGTTGAAAGGATCTCCAGTGACGTTCTGTGGAGCActtaatactgatcagcctctgccTGAAGGTGCTCCTCAGTCCAGCCAGGAccctgtgtagggggtgggcggtgttgtctaggatagagaggagtttgaccagcatcctacTCTGAACTACAGCATGTAGAGGGTCCaactccacccccagaacagagccagccctcctgatcactttgtccagtctgttactgtttgctacattcatgctgctgcctcaacagaccacagcgtaaaaaactacactggccaccacagactcatagaacatcctcagcatcgTGCtacagacgttaaaggacctgagcctcctcagaaagTACATTCTGCTCTaagccttcttgtacacaggtgatgaatcatttttaaagttttgtttattgtccaagtacactctcaggtatttgtactcggtcacaACCTCcacctttttaatagtgagaggggtgacaggaCTCCCTtaacctgcatgtccttcagtttctctcccagcagcgcaggccgAACGGTATTGAATTCATTGGAGAAATCAtatatgatggcgtcatccactcctagttgTAGGTGATATGCGAACTGGAGGGGAGTCGATTGaaggtttgaccagagaacgctGGAATTatagccagtgatggtcctaatgcccctccacacttccctggtgttaTTGTTTTGAAGCCTGTGTTCTAGTTTCCTCCTGTAGGCCTCATTcccctgattttgactgacaaCAGTCTCGACACTCCTAGCTCCCTTGTGTCCcctgacctgaatgctttccttttttcattCAGGATGGCTTTGATGCCATGAGTGAGCCATAGCTTGTTGGTAGGAAAGTATCAAAAGTTTTATCAGGTACATGGGTGTCCACGCAGAAATTTATAGAAATCTGTGAtgccgtctgtctgtccatcaatgtccttcctcttctctgcaAAGCAACATGGTCCTCatcttttcacttttaaacagttttaataaTGGCAGGCtacctttaaaccagaggtgtgtattgtgccagcagatgaatcaaattgtgatcTGACTTGCCCAGGGGTAGGAGTgcagtggaagagtaggcaGCCTTAACATTCGCATATATCAGGTCCAGTGTGTTCTCACCTCCTTTTGGGACAACTCACAAACTGAGTGGCTGGTGTGATAAAAGTCACCGGCGTCAggatgtctggactgcaggttATAGACGACCGTCTGTATGACGACACAAGCAGCGGCAGCATTCGCAGAGCGGGGGGTGTAAACAGCGATGAGTATAACGTGTGCAAACTCTCTGGATAGATAATATGAACGGAGGGCCTCAGCCAGCAGTTTGGTGTCAAGACTGCAAATCCGCTCGACACATGCCCAGGATGGCAGGCACCATTTAATAAATAGTTAATAAACACAGCAATCCCTTTCCTCGACTCTTCGGCCTCTGTCAAAGCACACAGCGCTGAACCTGTCAATATTAACTCTTCTGTCTTTCAGGTAATTGTGGATCTGACCCAGGAGAGAGACTACCTGTCCAGTCAGCAGCCCCAGGAAAATTGCAGGAACCTCAGCATGAGCAGCCAGGAATATTGGCAAACGTCTGAGGATTCGGGAATGAATAATGGCGGATCAGCTTTGAATGTGTTGGGCCTgagcaaagaagaaaaacaacatttgtcTGTGGAGCTTGCTGATACAAAGGCTAAGCTTCTCAGATATAGACAAGAATTGTAAGTTTGTTCATAGTCTGCCTAGACATAAGCCTAATTAGTTTAATACTGTCTGTTATGACCATGGCTTTCAATGGataaaaaaaagtaacaaaGGCTTAGAAGAACATAAATTACTAGTCATTAAAAGTCAAAGACTGCACAACTCAATTTCACCCCACACAAACCAGTAACAATGCGTGCCATGGGTCAAACTGATCTGAAACTCTGAATTGTGCGGGCATGCGTATAGgcatatgtatttatcgtaTTTTCCTGACTATAGATGTTTTCATCTTTAGGCTGCACCTGTCTATAAGCCACGTTGGTGTCCACGTTGTAACGTGAGATATTTATTCAGAAAGATAATATACAGAAAGATTTTTGTaacctttaattaaatatggtaaatgtttctttttttcaaacagTGCCTGCAACAtggctggttaaaaaaaaaaagtacagcagCGTACCACAAATATAATTGATCACTATCTACCGCTGCTTTCTACACATTAAAACCACTAAGAACCAGAATCTGAATCAGCTTTAATctccaagtttgcacaggacaactaAGGAACTATGTGatctgactctgtctttgttcctgcttgtggcaaaaaaactaaatacttACAATTTTGATTATAGTTATTAACACAATAAATTAAcaaattgcacatttatttttatctctGTAAGAGTCATTGAGTTACTGTATTGTGTGACCGGTAgcgttcagctcagacacagcctgggggaagaagctgactctctgtctggttctggtggccattgcTCTGTGATGCCTGCCAGAGGGGatgagtttaaacagtttgtgtgcagggtgtgttgggtcagcagtgatgcttgctgcccgttttttttattctggccCAGTACAGATGAtcaatagaaggaagctcagtcccgatGATCTTTAATGCTGACCAGACtacctgctgcagtctgtgtctgtcctgcttggtggctgaccCAAACCATACAGTGATGGAGGTTTAGAGGACAGACTGAATGATGGCCGTGCAGAatatggtcagcagctcctggggcaacTCCAGTTGGTTTTGACTGCACCACTGAACtagctgctccacttcctgtatgcagactcatcactgTCCTGGATCAGCCTAACGATGATCATGTCATCTGCATgcttcaggagtttcacagatgggttccctgaggtgcagtcgtTAGCGTACAGGGAGAAGAGCAGCGACGCACCCCTGCGGTTTGCCGCATCTGCATACCTTTTTTTCTTGTAGGAGAACTGCAGGGGATCCAGCAGGGTGTCTGTGATGTCCTTCAGATGACTTAGTACTAGCCTCTCAAATGTCTTCATGGCCACAGACGTCAGGGCGACAGGTCTATAGTCGTTCAGGCTGTTGATGGTGGACTTCTTAGGGAGGGGCACAATGGTGGACTGCCTAAAGAAGTTGGGCACTGTAGACAGCTACAGAGAATGGTTGACGACCTTGGTAATCGGAAGATCGGTGCCAACTGGTCAGCACAAACGTGTTCGGGACACACCATCGGGTCCCGGAGTCTTTCCGGTTTTCCGCTTTTGAAAGGGTTGGCAGACATCACAGTGCCGCTAGTGGGTCTGATGATGGGAGAGTGTGAATGTCATCGTCATCAGTGTCAGAATTCAGGTCTTTTACTGTTTTGGTGACTTTTTCCTCATGTGAGCTGCTTCCACAGTGTCGAGAGAGACCTTTTCAACTTCAGTTCTTTTGAGGTGgtgattgttttggcttttgttgagcGCTGCAACTCATGGTTTGCATGTAAGAATAAGTGAAACGTCGAGTTTGCTTGTTGGCTCTGTCCATCTGACAGTGAGCAGACATACGAGTGCATCCTTAAAAAAGGGTTCAAAGGACGTGAAAGAAGTAGCGGCTTATTGTGCGGTATACTGAAATTAcattatttttgtatgtattttgCAGGGAGGACAAGACCGAGCAGCTGATGGATTCAAAACATGAAGTGGAGCGTCTGGATCAGGAGCTACAGAGACTGAAACAAGAGGTGCAAAAAAAGAATATAATTTGACTTAACTGTGTTGTTTCTGTAAAACGCTGGGGAACATTACAGTTTTTTATTgcattgtatatatttatagagTATATCCAGGATAATATTTGTGTACttgtgtatgtgcacgtgtgcatgttGGGGAACGTTCAGAACCAGGCTCTGTCTTGTGAGGCTCGTTCAGTCCGAGTGTACCGGGATGAAGTGGACTCATTAAGGGAAAGGGCTGCCAGGGTTGACCGACTGGAAACTGAACTGACCAGATGTAAAGAGAAACTGAACGATGTTCACTTCTACAAGACCAGAGTGGAGGTACAACCAGACCATCATGCTACATACCAGTACTTGCTTAGCCAATATGACACAGTAATGAATATAGTCTGAATTAGGACTATTGAAAGTATACAGGCTACTCAAAATgggtttgtgtgtatgtgtttggtCTTTCAGGAGCTTCGTGAGGACAACCTGACTCTGTTGGAAACAAAGGTGCTGTTGGAAGAGCAGCTGGCAGCCTCCAGGACACGCTGTAACAAACTCCACATACTGGAGAAAGACAACCTGTTACTACAAGCTAAAATACAGGACCTGGAAATggtattatattttaatatgtacatgtgtgtttggAGGTTATAGAGTTGcttgcttgttttgtctgtgtgtgtttacttggtGTGTTTGTCAAGGAGAGAGACAGTGAACGTCAGAGGctagaggagctggtggaggagaacaTGCTGTTGGAGATTGGACAAAAACAGAGTATGAACGAGTCAGCTCACCTCGGTTGGGAGTTGGAGCAGCTGTCAAAGAACACAGATCACAATGAGTGTATGTTAAACTGTATTCTCTCTGAGTCAAGAAATGTATAGACAGATCTAATCAAAATATTCTTTTTGTTACAGCTCATAAGTCATTGGTCCATGAGCTCAACGAGTGTGTTTCCAGTCGTGTCTTAAAGCTGGAGAAACAGAACCAGGATCTGCAGGCCTTTATAGAAAGACTGAAAGAGGAGAATTTTCTTCTACAGGAGAAACAGATTCACATCCAGGACCTAGACAAAGAGAATGAAAGTCTCACCAAGAAGGTGTGAAACCTAAATAGACTTCTATATTAACAGAACTGCACTTGGGCATATTTGAGATACTTATAACCTTTAGCCACTATACATTTGTTAGGTGGCGCGTCTTCAGGGCTTATTAGACCAGGAGAGGCTTACAAATCTGGATATGGAATCTCTTGGAGAGAAACtaatgaaagacaaacagagtctGGAGAGAGAAATGCACATTCTaaggacagagaaggagcaaCAGGTGATGAACATATACACTTTTGGATAAAGTTTTTGAGTTTAAGAAGCCAAAATGCATTATCTGCTGAAACCCTTCTGCATATGTTCTTCATGTCCCTTACAATCAGATTTCAGAGTTGGAAAGGGAGAAGCACCATCTGTCTGATGCAGTGGGGTCTCTTCAGGAAAGGGCTCAGTCTAACAATGAAGCGAGGGTCTGTGATGTTGAAGCAGAGAATTGTTTACTGCATCAGAATATCACTGACACTAGCTCACGATTGGCTAGCTTGGAAACTCAACATAAACAAGCCAATGAAGAGATGGCAAAGCTAAGAGAGAAGGCTGGGCGATGTGAGGAGTTGGAGAGAGAAATGGCAAGGCTAGAGCGGACCAGAGATACTCTTAACAAAGAAGTAAAATTTAAAAGAAACCTTAAAAGAATGCATTTATTCATGTACCGACAAATATCAGTCTATAAGATGTAGATGTCTCTGTTTTGCCTGCAGGTAGCATCTTTGCGTATGTACATAGAGCGATCAGAAGCTCTAGATAAGGAAGTGTCTTCCCTGAATCAGGAGGTATATAAGCTAAAGCGGGAGGCAGAGGTGGCCCAGCATGAGCTGCAGCGACTGGGAAGGCATGAGGTAGAGAACAACCTACTGACAAAAGAAAACCTGGACCTTCGCTGTGCTCTGGAAAACCTGCGCTCTGTATCTATCTGTCTTGCTAACCTACAGGAGGAGCATAAAGGGGCTCAACTTCAAACACAAAAGCTGCAGAAGAGGCTGGAAGAGGTCTTAGAGGAAgcacacacagagaggaaaagggtAGAAAGACTAGAGTTGAACGTGGCATCTGTGAACCAGGAGAAGCATCGCCTAGAAAAGCAAATAGAGAGTggcaaagaaaagaaggaagaaatgGAGAGAGAAATGAGGGAGATAAACCGtaaagaggaggagctgcggagaGAAGTGGTAGAACTGAAAGGGGAGcaaaggaagagggaggaaggagaaaaggaaaggaggaagctCCAGATGGACTTGGATCAGTCAGAGAAGGGCAGGAAACACATGGAGAAGGAGAGCTGGAAAATCAGAAggctgttggaggagaaagagacagaactggaggagaaaaccaaaCAACTTTCTATTGTTTTGAAGGAAGGAATAGCTCTAAATAAAGAAGTGGACAGACTGAAAGAAGTGACGGTCAAAGCCAAAGAGGTAGGGAGGGAGAACAAGGAGCTACAAAGACAATTAACTATTGACAGGAAGACTTTGGCTGCTCTGAGGGAGGTAAGATGTGATACATTTGCAGTTAATATTTGTACACTTGGTCAGTGTTTATCCAAGAACTGTATTGTGGTGGAACTGGATCAAAATGTGGACAAGTTAAGGCAGGGGTGGTCAATCCTGCTCCTTAAGCGCTaccgtcctgctggttttccaactctctgaTTAGCTAGATCAGGTGTCAGTAAGCTGCTGACTGGGTAAACACACATGGCCAAaataatcagtattagctggggaaGGGGGGTTTGGAAAACTAGCAGGACGGTAGCTCTCGAGGTCCACGATTGAGCACCCCTGGGATAAGTGTTAAGgttacaaataaaaaagcatGTATTTATACCAATACAATAGATAAATGTTCAAGCTGAAGCAGGTTATAATACTGATGTTACATTTTGATCTGTAGCACATAGAGTGTGGCATGGTattgtgtatgtttatgtaGGAACTAGTGATAGAGAAGCTGAGCGTTCAACAGCAGAGTGTTGAGTTGGAGAACCTAAATAAGGAACTGGAGAAGGTTGGACTAAACAGAGAGAAACTACTGCAGGAAGAGCACACACTGGAAGACAGGTGCATGCTTCAGTCTAATCATAGGACAACCAATTGATTGtaaattatttaatgtttttaacgTAATTCATAGAGTCCCTGAGTCACTTTTGCATGTATATGTCAGCAAATATAGGCAGCTGGAGTCTCGACTGGAGGAAACTGTCCATCAGACGACGAAGATTAATCAGGAGAAAATTTCCACTCTTCAAAACAAACTTGAGGAAAGCAACAAACTCAACAATATGTTACGCACTGAGTTAGCCACTGTAAGACTACATGCTTATTACTTTAACTTTGAAATCTAAGAAGAAAATTTTTCTGCACACTTAAAAATATTTTGCATGgacataataaatatttaacaatcaaatacacatactgtatttttaacAGGCAAAAAATGACTGTCGCTTCATTTACTAAACAATGACTTCAGAATTCAGAAATCATCAGAAATTTCTCTACAATTGTTATGATTTTTGCAGGCTCATCAGACTCTGAATGTGCTGCATCAGGAGAAAGAACAAAATTACGACTCCCAACTTTTAGATGGACAACAAAGTCAAGCAACAGCCACTGTTGAGCTGCTAAGGCTTAAAGATTATCTTATTGGCGTAGAAAAGAGTGTAAGTAATACATATTAGACCCTAAATACATGCCTTAGAGTATATTGTATGCACAGTGCTTTGCAAATGTGTTTATATACCTTAGTCATGTTTTGTTACAATGACaaacatatatttattttgattgAATGTGGTAGACTAAGTGAcacaaagtgaaaagaaaatgatCAGTGTTTTTACTCATAATCTGAACCTAACTAAACAAATCTAAACATTGTGTGCATTCGTATTTTGCTTCTTCGTGCCAGTACTTTCTAGAACCACCTTTTGCTGCAATTACAACTTCAACTGTTTTAGTACATCTCTACCAGCTTTTACATCTACAGAGTGAAATATttgcaaaatatttagattttgcaAACCATTTCCAGCTTAGTCACATTACTCGCTGGGTGTGTCTGAATGGCCCTTTTCATGTTTTGCCACAGGGTCAGGTAGATTCACTTGGTAGGTAGGTAGACATGCACTGTTGACTTCCCAGCACTCCTGTATCCTGTTCTGTCTACGGTTTCTACgtcatgtctgttttttttcataacCCAAACCTCCCCACACTTTTATCCTTGTCCTGTACACTTTCCAGCTATGtatttgtaaaaatgtaaaaccattGATAGTTTTTCATCCACTTCACAATTGTGTGCCACTTTGTGTTAGTCTAACACATTACCTTTGAATATACATTTGTGTATGAGGTTGGTGGTGACAAATTATGGAAATCTTCTTGATGATGATGTTCCACTATTGCAAGGCACTGTATCTTGTTTTGACTTTTGTTGTTTAGATAAAGTTTTTATTCTGgatccttctgtttttttttcacttgcCAATTTTTTACTCTCCTTCTAAATGTGGACATGGTTATTGTTGATGTTGCTATTCTCTGCAGAATGCATCACTGCAGACAGAGAGTAGTCTACTGAAAGAGCAACTCAGACAGCTAGAAAACCAAAACACTTCTGTTAACAACCAGATTGTGGTGCTGCAGCGAACCACCTCTACCCTTCAGGAACAGAATTCAGCcttacacacacaggcagcaaagCTACAGGTGTGTTATATGTAATTTTTACAAATTGCTTTGAAAGTAATTAATAATTCTGATagcatttttaaatgaataatctGTAATGTCTTTTTAGGTAGAGAACTCTACCCTGTCTTGTCAGAATGCGTCTCTCATGGCCCAGAATGCTGTACTCCAGGGCCAAGTCACTGCCTTGGAGACAGAGATTGAGTCATGGCAGCGGCAGCGTGAGGAGGCATGGCAAGGTCGAGAAAATGTGCTCAGTGACCACGAGCGTTTGCTGAGCGTCCATGAGCGACAAGCACATGAGTATGAGCAGTTGATGAGTCAGCATGCTGGACTCAAAAGTAAACACAGGGCCCTGGAGAGTG
Above is a window of Betta splendens chromosome 22, fBetSpl5.4, whole genome shotgun sequence DNA encoding:
- the ccdc88c gene encoding protein Daple isoform X7, producing MKSLICATVRTLGPLSSCGGMGSEDHVSMFMELVDGVFLHKIMTHIDPSPTNQSLYTNVNNDVSLRLHNLTVLIRHIRTYYQEILKQLIVMPLPNILCIAKDPISARSMEELKRLLLLILGCAVQSDRKEEMIEKIKLLDIETQAAIVSYIQEVTHNQMNVLDLNWLEEDAELPREVLEPLSRNMALLLQQLIDQRDKATQVIVDLTQERDYLSSQQPQENCRNLSMSSQEYWQTSEDSGMNNGGSALNVLGLSKEEKQHLSVELADTKAKLLRYRQELEDKTEQLMDSKHEVERLDQELQRLKQENQALSCEARSVRVYRDEVDSLRERAARVDRLETELTRCKEKLNDVHFYKTRVEELREDNLTLLETKVLLEEQLAASRTRCNKLHILEKDNLLLQAKIQDLEMERDSERQRLEELVEENMLLEIGQKQSMNESAHLGWELEQLSKNTDHNESHKSLVHELNECVSSRVLKLEKQNQDLQAFIERLKEENFLLQEKQIHIQDLDKENESLTKKVARLQGLLDQERLTNLDMESLGEKLMKDKQSLEREMHILRTEKEQQISELEREKHHLSDAVGSLQERAQSNNEARVCDVEAENCLLHQNITDTSSRLASLETQHKQANEEMAKLREKAGRCEELEREMARLERTRDTLNKEVASLRMYIERSEALDKEVSSLNQEVYKLKREAEVAQHELQRLGRHEVENNLLTKENLDLRCALENLRSVSICLANLQEEHKGAQLQTQKLQKRLEEVLEEAHTERKRVERLELNVASVNQEKHRLEKQIESGKEKKEEMEREMREINRKEEELRREVVELKGEQRKREEGEKERRKLQMDLDQSEKGRKHMEKESWKIRRLLEEKETELEEKTKQLSIVLKEGIALNKEVDRLKEVTVKAKEVGRENKELQRQLTIDRKTLAALREELVIEKLSVQQQSVELENLNKELEKVGLNREKLLQEEHTLEDSKYRQLESRLEETVHQTTKINQEKISTLQNKLEESNKLNNMLRTELATAHQTLNVLHQEKEQNYDSQLLDGQQSQATATVELLRLKDYLIGVEKSNASLQTESSLLKEQLRQLENQNTSVNNQIVVLQRTTSTLQEQNSALHTQAAKLQVENSTLSCQNASLMAQNAVLQGQVTALETEIESWQRQREEAWQGRENVLSDHERLLSVHERQAHEYEQLMSQHAGLKSKHRALESENRAMHSKYCVLLHQKEKWEEQEGQSQKEKEDLHEEVQKNRLLQQENLQLKSELDRLTGRLSQQTEQCEELKLRINELKSSLGSAQLELSRSMVRHDLLMEQHQSLDLTMTKLDNHCELLSRLKGNLEEENHHLLSQINLLSQQNHILLERSMESKELYHQEQKLYIDKLNSLRRQKEKLEEKIMDQYKFYDPTPKKRGQWSGAKALAKLMKPRKETSRERGGVKEGSKERERAKSAPDIPLPAPPSFIPSDIQASHTQGTGYSQDCRHMHSNPDNHITSPIIKSQSSAVTPISRDVTDRNLEFYRSSTPGSSVPDQAFKAVNSTSSCRLGKGSSHRLRDHQGHPASLSTNDVMGLSQSEQSQPCSSTLLYDHTPQRAQPQCGASVMTKTRPSSPGSEMVTLEEFLQESNLQSPPVGSTGSREDIMTDYFTKCPTPSAPLHITPTSYVTPTVLSFNQRPGQSVKPSLRQPVSQLPTSGQLVTKRTSQSLNRAFSLASADLLRSNGPNCFRANDGSSAVSDVIQLKGAERPRSAHLCGSISHEDDSFLTAPIHHSSSLSLRTERYSEQERENGRAVASQNVPSASSFYHHHGEVALVTPVRAVATTWADEVPQHGEVSKVEQLSDSAHSKRESMQARCGSIECPKSTPASPDSNNDPQTVWYEYGCV
- the ccdc88c gene encoding protein Daple isoform X1 translates to MKSLICATVRTLGPLSSCGGMGSEDHVSMFMELVDGVFLHKIMTHIDPSPTNQSLYTNVNNDVSLRLHNLTVLIRHIRTYYQEILKQLIVMPLPNILCIAKDPISARSMEELKRLLLLILGCAVQSDRKEEMIEKIKLLDIETQAAIVSYIQEVTHNQMNVLDLNWLEEDAELPREVLEPLSRNMALLLQQLIDQRDKATQVIVDLTQERDYLSSQQPQENCRNLSMSSQEYWQTSEDSGMNNGGSALNVLGLSKEEKQHLSVELADTKAKLLRYRQELEDKTEQLMDSKHEVERLDQELQRLKQENQALSCEARSVRVYRDEVDSLRERAARVDRLETELTRCKEKLNDVHFYKTRVEELREDNLTLLETKVLLEEQLAASRTRCNKLHILEKDNLLLQAKIQDLEMERDSERQRLEELVEENMLLEIGQKQSMNESAHLGWELEQLSKNTDHNESHKSLVHELNECVSSRVLKLEKQNQDLQAFIERLKEENFLLQEKQIHIQDLDKENESLTKKVARLQGLLDQERLTNLDMESLGEKLMKDKQSLEREMHILRTEKEQQISELEREKHHLSDAVGSLQERAQSNNEARVCDVEAENCLLHQNITDTSSRLASLETQHKQANEEMAKLREKAGRCEELEREMARLERTRDTLNKEVASLRMYIERSEALDKEVSSLNQEVYKLKREAEVAQHELQRLGRHEVENNLLTKENLDLRCALENLRSVSICLANLQEEHKGAQLQTQKLQKRLEEVLEEAHTERKRVERLELNVASVNQEKHRLEKQIESGKEKKEEMEREMREINRKEEELRREVVELKGEQRKREEGEKERRKLQMDLDQSEKGRKHMEKESWKIRRLLEEKETELEEKTKQLSIVLKEGIALNKEVDRLKEVTVKAKEVGRENKELQRQLTIDRKTLAALREELVIEKLSVQQQSVELENLNKELEKVGLNREKLLQEEHTLEDSKYRQLESRLEETVHQTTKINQEKISTLQNKLEESNKLNNMLRTELATAHQTLNVLHQEKEQNYDSQLLDGQQSQATATVELLRLKDYLIGVEKSNASLQTESSLLKEQLRQLENQNTSVNNQIVVLQRTTSTLQEQNSALHTQAAKLQVENSTLSCQNASLMAQNAVLQGQVTALETEIESWQRQREEAWQGRENVLSDHERLLSVHERQAHEYEQLMSQHAGLKSKHRALESENRAMHSKYCVLLHQKEKWEEQEGQSQKEKEDLHEEVQKNRLLQQENLQLKSELDRLTGRLSQQTEQCEELKLRINELKSSLGSAQLELSRSMVRHDLLMEQHQSLDLTMTKLDNHCELLSRLKGNLEEENHHLLSQINLLSQQNHILLERSMESKELYHQEQKLYIDKLNSLRRQKEKLEEKIMDQYKFYDPTPKKRGQWSGAKALAKLMKPRKETSRERGGVKEGSKERERAKSAPDIPLPAPPSFIPSDIQASHTQGTGYSQDCRHMHSNPDNHITSPIIKSQSSAVTPISRDVTDRNLEFYRSSTPGSSGESASGDDEHGQIPDQAFKAVNSTSSCRLGKGSSHRLRVSQQNTSDSTFGQPCIPVLECSYNTSSSNSPVNYKDHQGHPASLSTNDVMGLSQSEQSQPCSSTLLYDHTPQRAQPQCGASVMTKTRPSSPGSEMVTLEEFLQESNLQSPPVGSTGSREDIMTDYFTKCPTPSAPLHITPTSYVTPTVLSFNQRPGQSVKPSLRQPVSQLPTSGQLVTKRTSQSLNRAFSLASADLLRSNGPNCFRANDGSSAVSDVIQLKGAERPRSAHLCGSISHEDDSFLTAPIHHSSSLSLRTERYSEQERENGRAVASQNVPSASSFYHHHGEVALVTPVRAVATTWADEVPQHGEVSKVEQLSDSAHSKRESMQARCGSIECPKSTPASPDSNNDPQTVWYEYGCV
- the ccdc88c gene encoding protein Daple isoform X6, producing the protein MKSLICATVRTLGPLSSCGGMGSEDHVSMFMELVDGVFLHKIMTHIDPSPTNQSLYTNVNNDVSLRLHNLTVLIRHIRTYYQEILKQLIVMPLPNILCIAKDPISARSMEELKRLLLLILGCAVQSDRKEEMIEKIKLLDIETQAAIVSYIQEVTHNQMNVLDLNWLEEDAELPREVLEPLSRNMALLLQQLIDQRDKATQVIVDLTQERDYLSSQQPQENCRNLSMSSQEYWQTSEDSGMNNGGSALNVLGLSKEEKQHLSVELADTKAKLLRYRQELEDKTEQLMDSKHEVERLDQELQRLKQENQALSCEARSVRVYRDEVDSLRERAARVDRLETELTRCKEKLNDVHFYKTRVEELREDNLTLLETKVLLEEQLAASRTRCNKLHILEKDNLLLQAKIQDLEMERDSERQRLEELVEENMLLEIGQKQSMNESAHLGWELEQLSKNTDHNESHKSLVHELNECVSSRVLKLEKQNQDLQAFIERLKEENFLLQEKQIHIQDLDKENESLTKKVARLQGLLDQERLTNLDMESLGEKLMKDKQSLEREMHILRTEKEQQISELEREKHHLSDAVGSLQERAQSNNEARVCDVEAENCLLHQNITDTSSRLASLETQHKQANEEMAKLREKAGRCEELEREMARLERTRDTLNKEVASLRMYIERSEALDKEVSSLNQEVYKLKREAEVAQHELQRLGRHEVENNLLTKENLDLRCALENLRSVSICLANLQEEHKGAQLQTQKLQKRLEEVLEEAHTERKRVERLELNVASVNQEKHRLEKQIESGKEKKEEMEREMREINRKEEELRREVVELKGEQRKREEGEKERRKLQMDLDQSEKGRKHMEKESWKIRRLLEEKETELEEKTKQLSIVLKEGIALNKEVDRLKEVTVKAKEVGRENKELQRQLTIDRKTLAALREELVIEKLSVQQQSVELENLNKELEKVGLNREKLLQEEHTLEDSKYRQLESRLEETVHQTTKINQEKISTLQNKLEESNKLNNMLRTELATAHQTLNVLHQEKEQNYDSQLLDGQQSQATATVELLRLKDYLIGVEKSNASLQTESSLLKEQLRQLENQNTSVNNQIVVLQRTTSTLQEQNSALHTQAAKLQVENSTLSCQNASLMAQNAVLQGQVTALETEIESWQRQREEAWQGRENVLSDHERLLSVHERQAHEYEQLMSQHAGLKSKHRALESENRAMHSKYCVLLHQKEKWEEQEGQSQKEKEDLHEEVQKNRLLQQENLQLKSELDRLTGRLSQQTEQCEELKLRINELKSSLGSAQLELSRSMVRHDLLMEQHQSLDLTMTKLDNHCELLSRLKGNLEEENHHLLSQINLLSQQNHILLERSMESKELYHQEQKLYIDKLNSLRRQKEKLEEKIMDQYKFYDPTPKKRGQWSGAKALAKLMKPRKETSRERGGVKEGSKERERAKSAPDIPLPAPPSFIPSDIQASHTQGTGYSQDCRHMHSNPDNHITSPIIKSQSSAVTPISRDVTDRNLEFYRSSTPGSSGESASGDDEHGQIPDQAFKAVNSTSSCRLGKGSSHRLRDHQGHPASLSTNDVMGLSQSEQSQPCSSTLLYDHTPQRAQPQCGASVMTKTRPSSPGSEMVTLEEFLQESNLQSPPVGSTGSREDIMTDYFTKCPTPSAPLHITPTSYVTPTVLSFNQRPGQSVKPSLRQPVSQLPTSGQLVTKRTSQSLNRAFSLASADLLRSNGPNCFRANDGSSAVSDVIQLKGAERPRSAHLCGSISHEDDSFLTAPIHHSSSLSLRTERYSEQERENGRAVASQNVPSASSFYHHHGEVALVTPVRAVATTWADEVPQHGEVSKVEQLSDSAHSKRESMQARCGSIECPKSTPASPDSNNDPQTVWYEYGCV